The Argonema galeatum A003/A1 genome segment TCCCGACTGGGAAATCATTGTTGTTGAAGATGCCTCTAAAGACCGCACTGAGGAAATTGTACAAGAGTTTGCGAGGACTGTGGGCGATCGCAATGTTAAATATATTCGCCACCCGAACAATCAAGGCCCAAGCGTAACCAGAAATACAGGGATCGCCCAGGCTAAAGGAGAATATTTAGCCTTATTAGATTATGACGATTTATGGAAGGAAACCCATTTAGAGGCAGCAGTTAGCAAACTACAGGAATCAGGCGCAGACTTAGCATACTGCACAGTTCAGAAGTTTGAGGATGGTACTAATAAACTACTAGGTTTATGGGGGCCGACGCAACAAGATATAGAAGATTTTCCTGCTAGTCTTTTCGCCCGAAACTACATCCAGCCATCCGCAGCAGTCATGAAAAAAAATATTCTAGAAACAGTAGGTTTATTCGATCCAAATCCTCAACTTAGAGGCGTTGAGGATTTAGATTATTGGTTAAGGGTAGCAGCAGCAGGCTTTAAATTCGTCCATGTATCTGGCATACATAGTCTTTATAGAAAAAAGAATAGTTCAGCTTTAACATCTAATATCAAAAAAATTTTAGAATGCCATGCACTTGTCCTCCGAAAACACCAAAACTTGAGTATTATCCCAACAGCAACCAGAGGATATGTAGCGGCGCGATATCATTTGGGAGTAGCCAAACGTAACTTGAGGACAAATCCCAAAAAAGCCGGAGAGTTTTTTATCTGGGCATGGAGAATAAGTCCTAAAGGTACTGTTGAAGCACTAGCAGCGGTTATTTTAGAATCTTTCGGTGTTAAGTCGGATAAATACCGTAATCTAGCTCTTTAATTCCTTAACTTTTTTTAGCAATTCTTTCGCCTGCTGAGATGGTAAAATAAGGACTGCTGCAATTTTAAATAAAGCAACCAAGATATTTTTTTGCTGCCGCAGCAGAGTCGGATCGTTTTTCACAGCTATCCACAAACATCTAGCAGCTACCAACCCATTTTGCCGTCCCGAAGGAACTTCCAGCGCTTTAAAGGTAAGATACATATAAATCTTAGTAATGGTACGCTTTCTTAAGTGCTGTAAAGATTCTGGAGCCTGACTAAAAGCGCGTTCAATTACCTTTAAAATTTGTGTTTCCTGTCTGGCAATATTAGTAGAAGCTGAAGTAGCAGTCATCCGAAATAAAACTTGTGTTCGCGGTACTGCCACAAAATGATAACGAGTAGCTAAACGGAGGAACAAATCCCAATCTTCGGGGCCAAATACTGATTCGTCAAAACCTCCCACTTCCATTAAAGCTGACTTGCGAA includes the following:
- a CDS encoding glycosyltransferase family 2 protein; protein product: MTKPLVSVIIPAYNAEGLILEALMSVKAQTYPDWEIIVVEDASKDRTEEIVQEFARTVGDRNVKYIRHPNNQGPSVTRNTGIAQAKGEYLALLDYDDLWKETHLEAAVSKLQESGADLAYCTVQKFEDGTNKLLGLWGPTQQDIEDFPASLFARNYIQPSAAVMKKNILETVGLFDPNPQLRGVEDLDYWLRVAAAGFKFVHVSGIHSLYRKKNSSALTSNIKKILECHALVLRKHQNLSIIPTATRGYVAARYHLGVAKRNLRTNPKKAGEFFIWAWRISPKGTVEALAAVILESFGVKSDKYRNLAL
- a CDS encoding glycosyltransferase; this translates as MPLISIIIPLYNSEKTILETLKSVFQQTFSDFEIIAVNDGSKDSTLDILATIKDPRLKVFSYPNTGISPSRNRGISHAEGEFIAFLDHDDLWTPDKLELQLKALQENPDAAIAYSWVDLIDESSQFIRPHTRYSVSGDTLPKLLLDNIIHTASNPLIRKSALMEVGGFDESVFGPEDWDLFLRLATRYHFVAVPRTQVLFRMTATSASTNIARQETQILKVIERAFSQAPESLQHLRKRTITKIYMYLTFKALEVPSGRQNGLVAARCLWIAVKNDPTLLRQQKNILVALFKIAAVLILPSQQAKELLKKVKELKS